The Elaeis guineensis isolate ETL-2024a chromosome 12, EG11, whole genome shotgun sequence sequence ttccgaagtgaagtagaaaaataaactgggaagagtattaaaattcttcgatctgatcgaggaggagagtacctttctagtaaatttctcacatatctaggagagaatgggattctctcccaatggactcctccaggaacaccacagcataatggtgtgtctgaaaggaggaatcggactctgttagacatggtccgatccatgatgggttttgctagcttgccgatattcttctgaggatatgcactcgaatcggtctgttatctgttaaatagggttccaagtaagactgtaattaagactccatatgagatatggatgggacgtaagccagcactttcacaccttagggtctgggggtgcccggcctttgtcaaacgattagtcacagacaaacttggacctaggtctgacaaatgctcattcatagggtaccccaaagagacaaaaggatattttttctaccatgctgatgaacaaaaggtgttcgtcagccttaaggaaatctttttagaaaaggagttccttggtgaaggaaccgttgcctctaaggttgaacttgatgaagttcaacaggtagaaggaccgacaccaatagctgaacctgagtcggatatgattagatcagatctggagcccaatatacctgtaccattaaggcgatccggtagagtaccgcgtcagccggacagatactacggtttcttgatccgggatggtgatcccattgaacttgatgagaataatgaagatccgatcacctatatggatgctatgcagagacctgattccgagaaatggcttgaagccatgaaatccgaaatgaagtccatgaaggtcaacgatgtatggacattggttgacccacctgaaggggttaaacccattgggtgtaaatgggtcttcaaaaggaagaggggcgcagacggaaaggtggagacctataaagcccgtctggttgccaaggggtatcgtcaacgttatggtattgactatgacgagacgttttctcctgtggcaatgctcaaatctattcggataatgcttgcaatagctgcccatctggattatgagatctgacagatggatgtaaagacagctttcctgaatggagagctgactgaagaggtgtatatgatacaacctgaaggatttacatccacagatgagtccaaggtgtgcaagcttcagagatccatttatggattgaagcaagcttctcggagttggaacatgcattttgataaggtgatcaaaacgtatggcttcattaagaatggagaagagccctgcatctataaatgggcaaatggtccagttgtggtattccttgtcttgtacgtggatgacattctcttaatcgggaatgacatccccgtactacagggaataaaagtttggttgtcatcacagttctccatgaaggacttgggtgaagcatcctacatcctagggatgaagatctatagggatagatctaaaaggatgcttgggttatcccagtccatgtacatagatactgtgctgaagaggttcagcatggagaattccaagaagggctatctaccgataggccaaggaatttctctctctaagaaggattgtctgacaactcctgaagagagagagcgtatgagtagagtcccatatgcttcagccgtgggatctatcatgtacgccatgacatgtacaagaccagatgtggcatactcactaggagtagtgagtagataccaatctgatcctagagaaaaccactgaaaagtggttaaagtcattcttaagtatttgagaaatactaaggaccaatggttggtttatggcgagtcagatctgaaactagtggggttcatagactccagcttccaatctgaccatgatgacagtaggagtgtgtcgggttatatctttactctgaatggtggagccatctgctggaagagttccaagcagtatactgtggcagactctgtttgtgaagcggagtatatcgcagcatcagtgccacgaaggaagctgtgtggctgagaaaattcatcaacgagctcggagtagcaccctccctcgatggtccagtcctgctctactgcgacagcactggttccatagctcaggtgaaggaatccaaagtacaccagtggatgaagcacattttacaccgcttccactcgatctgagagatcgtggatcgaggtgacgtcgaccttcagaagatcgacagaaaagagaacctagccgaccccttcactaaggccctggcaataaaggagttcgacaaccataagtcgaaggtgggtattagatactgtgccgagtggctttaggacaagtgggagttgttggaaaatgtgtcccaaaaagccaatcgtcaagctgttgacggttgagcaaccaagtattgtaattgatttgttaataaataaaatatatttgatattttcatcataagctttcatcttctaatgaactccgttgttatgatgaagtccttaggactatttaggttcgataaagagaggatttatcgattagtccttaaaactgttcacgaccaaatgataggctgttaataaggacgacagcttctatcgagcataggtcgctgtaggccatatgggttggttgtcctcttaaccaaagagtgtggagacactagtatggcatacaggtgagatgtaagggtacatcgtcattgaacgtgaccaactccagagcattctactgtcgagaatgtctctgatgggatataggtataagtgtcccttagacttgagatcacctcagtgacttgcaagcaactcactgtgctttggtactggactaactgaatttctaattcaggaacggaaggcttctgggcacagtcaagtacttgcgaagtcagagtgtgatcgagatgggattgaccactccaagagttggagaagaatgagtcgctgtatttcaatttagcaaaaccttggccagggtaatccatcagatggatttgatattttgaaatacaatgtggacaacctgatcagagttgacagttgagctctggggtgtcctatgatcattttgatcaaggagatgaattatatgaaaactatatccgcatgggttctaaggatgttgttctacacattcgacctatccggtcgtcgggtatcattgctagatggtcacttcgattggtataggaatttgttcctaagctaccggcttaggttcggacctataaggtcacacacattagagttcatgatccgatcagatggttgatcaacgattaagaatcgttctagggttaaatgatcaatacgattgacatttaacccaatacaagtgttacaggaggatcgattagtaatttgattgctaattggcttaatttgattaagccaatgggctgagattaagtctaattaaatataatttaattacacttggtttgggcttgattggatcaagtccaattggtttattggataagccaagtgcaaggaaaaactagtcctagttcaactaggacttgggtcaatctaatttctaatttgattagaaaattaaatcagatttaaatataatttaatctgattaaattaggttcttaattgggttaagacctattttaattgggttgatctaattttgatttgatttggtttgggaaaccaaattaaaacaagttatgagacagaatcctagtaggactaggattccaccttgcgccacataaaccttctccacgccctctctcttattcaacgccaatctccacttattttgtgtgacaaaagccctctcccagatctctcccatgttcacaaaaggtctcctctcttctttcttacatggaaggtgatttggatcaaatctaaaaggaataagtttggatttcgaattctatgagatagagttttagaaatctaaaactctttcaattttgcaccgaatttatccaaattttttttgaaatttttatggcttttagggtttacattgtacacccttttctggtgatccatgcacgaaaatatggaggaggtgctcaagagttgggcgtccctttacttgccatgtttggataagccttgactaggtgtttgacctagacaaggactctatcatatctctctatataagatgagtttcttcgtgaaattttaaggggagatagatatttgagatacctttctgccatccaaaaatcagagagaaatacctttgggtcgtggagatataaaagacgcaagtttgggcgtttagagagaaaaacgtgaagaagaagagggtcttcttctagggtttttattttcatatctttcctccttccatcttgagtttcctgagagcgtctcagatctgaaactcctccttctactttccatctttggaagagtccaaatcaagaagaaggaggcacctgatcaaccatcaaagaagaatcagcgcagtactagcatactgtgctgatttcctgaagtaggacttctgatcgagattcgtgggctcgtgtggacgactcctagaggccggacgcgtgtgcggcttgcaacatcatccttaagcccggatcagcgaggttagagcgtctaacttgcaaggtaatagatctgatctattatttaatacatacattagatgtagctagtatagaaacatgttgatatgatcaacatgtagttcatactatatttatatatattttaatttttgatttaatgctatgtaataatcatgtaataggatcttagatctagggattttctgatcttaaaaaataaattttgatttattttagtcttccgctgtatgatcttgaaaaagtttcaagatctaaccctgaaaccctagatctggttcctacataaagaccacggttagtaatgaaagcagtcttttcttcatcttctggcaccatcctgatttgattatagctggagaatgcgtccataaaggtgagaagctcatggcccgaggttgcatccaccagttgatcaattctgggcagaggatagctgtccttcaagcaggctttattcagctttttgaagtctatacacatcctccacttgccgtttgtctttttgactaggacgacgttggaaatccagtcagaatAATTgatttctctaatgaatccggctttcagaagtttgtccacttcctcggctatcgctttctgcctctccggtgcatgacctcgaattttttccttcgtcggtcgatgctttggatcgacggccagacggtgttccatgacttctgcgtcaatccctggcatgtctgctgggacccaagtgaaaacatccgcattctttcgtagaaaatcgatgagctgcgtccgcacctcttcccctaggttggagccgatcttcaccacatgctctgtatccccatcgttcaaagggatcaaaatcaggtcttcgattgggccatccatttcctcagcgagatcgtcgcgggcgtccaatccatcaaacgaacagaggtcagattgatcacttctttgcaaggctatgttgtagcagtgtctggccagggcctagtctcccctgacttctccgaccccctggttagtagggaatttcaatttcaaatgataggttgacaccacgaTCCGAAAAGCGTTGagaccaggtcggccgaggatagcgttgtaggctgacggcaccttgaccaccaagaaattcaccaaagccctagattgtcttggatatcgacccgcagccacagtcaaagttattaccctctccaccgggacagcatcgccggtaaaccctaccaagggggagctaatcggtcccaaatgaccgtcaaggatggatatttttgagaagacgtcgtagaacaaaatatcgttCGAACTTCTATTATCGACGAGAATAcgacggacatcgtaattagctatatttaaagaaactacaactgcatcgtcacgagaaaattgaactcccgagcatcttcttcagtaaaggttatggattcctcaatcctttgtcgcttaaGGGGTCCGACCAATACATCGATTGTTTCctaccgggattctcccgagatggtgttggcgaaatctgtcggaggtcgatcatcggactgctccatgccgactgctgttgccggaggaggaggagcctgggaggccggagatggggccggggcttgCGAAGCTCGTTGAGACCTGGCCACGGAGGTCGTTGACCGCCCGAAAggtgcccttcggggaggcatcaggtggaggccaggcaggaaactggaggagaagatatcggggaagatgaccggaggcggtcccgttgagtgctcttttaagaacaaggatactgcgaagacacaatcccttcctctagcgccaatcctgttagtGCAAAATCCGcctacatcggagaagctggagtcgaaggagtcacggtcgccgtcgggacatgcaaaagaagtctaaaccagagttggggttgctccggcaagaccctccgacgctcaagtcagttccctgcctcaacaagaatagagcgctcgaacgaaaattttagcagagttttgggatagaaattagagcttagagaataacgtatctgggcccccctttttataggcgaagagagcaacggattgatagcgacgtttgtaaccacctagtaatgggccgctcggggccaggaggagtttattatgaacagtaatggggtggagtcgtggctgtcaccatggctcgccacgtggaatctgttgcgaagagtggagtggcatccgttgtcgtgactcgttagGGAGTGGTGAAGCTGCACagtatccgccgcaggaagtggagcagagtcgtggctattacTGCGGCCTACCGCGTGGAGCCTATtacggagagtggtggagccgtacagaatccatcgtaggagatggagcagagtcgtggccgttactgtggcctgtcagggagtccagacctgtcgatcgaagctcggttgaagcgtctgacggagagaggtggctatccttctgaaaggagctcggatgttgttgGCGGGccatctaccgttgggtgccttgagcgttagtactataggcgagggccatttgcggtaggagcccagtcagaggctttctgtagacgaagttcggtttccgtaagagtccggacgaagacttcctgcagccgaagttgggaacgaaatccggctcccgtaggagtccggatgaagtcttcctgcagtcggagtcggggacgaagtccgactcccgtaggagtccggacgaagccttcctgcagtcgaaatcggggacgaagctcggctcccgtaggagtccggacgaagtcttcctgcagtcggagtcgggggcgaagtccgactcccgtaggagtccatccgtcgtgaagaatctggtcgacgctggtgggggtttatccatcggcagaacttgggaatgctgctgaggctcggccgccggagagatgtcgccgaaggtcggacgccgatagaatccctgagtggtcactcctgacacgaacttcggctggggggggggattttatacccaacaccgccTATGAAAAAGGCCCAAAAGGTTGGACACCTTAgacatgatgaaaaaattatttttcttgaagcCGAGCCTCCTcttccatcttcttcctcctctagtTCTTCTTGATCCCATAGAGTGTCTGTGAGATTTGAAGAAGAAGTCAGATCAGCCATCAAGGAGAAGATCTCTACAAGGAAGGTAGCATCCCGAGGAGATCACCTATCTCTGATCGGAATGAATCCTCGTGTGGATATCTACGGAGACCAAACACATATGTGGCTAAAGAAATCGTTCAGATCTACGATCATCGACTGCGGTGTAGTTAGATTCATGCAAAATATCgagatataattttaattatttatttttatttttagattatatacatgTCATAGATCCGGACACTGATAgatatagatctgatctattacaaATGGGGTTAAAATGTTTAACTTAGATCTGTTTATGCTATGTTTCAAAATCgattttgaaatatatacatgcaaTCTGCCCACTTTCTAACAATGAGACTTCTCAACGAGCATTTTGAGGACTTTGATATGATGCATTTGTGTACATGCACAACCCACAATCCTTGTACAGGCAAATCAAGATAATAACATAATTTTACAATTAGaggtttaaatttgattttccaCTGGTTGGTTTGGCATCAACTAACAATCAAGTCAATTACTATGATTCCAGTACATCATATGGTAAGCAGATTTAGTCTAGGATTAAAAAGCACATCTTCGATTATTAGCCAAGAATACATCAGCAACCTTTAAATAATCCATTTTACTATGTGACATGAACGGATGAGATGCTCATGTTTTTCCTTGGCTATATCGTTTCCATATAAAGAACCCtttctaaatatgaaaatttagaATTCTTTTCATGTGTGAATCCTCAAAACTCACCCATGTGTATATGCATTTCCCAGTCCATTGTGTCGTCCATGTTTTCCATACCATGTGTATTGGACATGCCATACTCTAGTTGAATGGTTAAAAAGGGTTCCAGCTTTCTCTAgaaccacaaaaaaaaagaaagcaaaaaaaattggGCGGGGGAGGGGGGGTGGCGCAGTGAGATGTCAAATAGATTAAAAGGGGAAGCTGTAGCAGGGCAGCTGCCATCACTGTTAAAAGGCTTGGTATCGTAAGGCTAAGAAATCTTGGATGGGCATTCCCACTAAAGAAGCTTACTACAACAGAAAGTATAAGCCACGGAATGAAACAATTATAGGAGACAAAACAAATTTTGACTCCTAATTAATTGAATAAATATCGCTGATTATAATGATGACTGAACATTGATATAACATTTCATTTGCTTGATGACTAAAAGCCTTTTGTGTTTGCAAGGATAAAATGACTCACTCATTTTTGGGAAAAAATTTGATATTCAATTGATCATTAATAAACTTGTTCCATCAAAACATCACTGTTGTTTTATGAAGTGAGACTCAGATGAAAAGCAACGTTCTCATTGCTCCCAAATTTCAATGCAGAGGAGAAAATGTCACAATGACTCGGGTCAAGTTTGAGATGGTAACAATGATGGACTTCCATCCAATATACCAGGCAAGATCAAAAGCATAAACTACAAATTATATGGATAATTTTGTGAGTTCTGGCTACTTTCTCCCAAGGGTCATTACATCATTGATTTCCACTTAAGTtcaaattggatccaaaatttcccCTATTTCTAAAAATCAAAGTAAAAAAATTGTCTAAGTAATTTATGGAATCAGACTAAACTTCATCATTTGCATAGTgtcacaaggaaaaaaaaaaacaattctaGTACTGCATCTGGTGGGAAAGTGACAAAGGACAACATACATGGAGGTCAGGATgggaaatttctttttttttttttttgactgaagaTGGGATTCGATGATTGGTGACTTTTGCAATGCTAACTCATTTTTTATATGCCTCAAACTTCCTAGACATCATAGATTACTGAAAAAAATGAAGAGCGACAATAAAGTAGATCTTTATGTGGCACTAGGTATGCAATAGCAAACAATTTTTTCAAGCACTATCCAGCCAGCTCTGCCTTAAGTAATATTTGGAATCATAACAAAGATATATCAGCAACTTGTACTCCCTCCTAAAAGTTTCACAAACTAATGAACAAACATCTGGATTATCTGAGGAAGAATTTTGAGGAAAGCTGATGCCATAAGGAATTTATACCTGGGTCCTAATTGGATTACATATTAGTGGAGCTTCTAGAACTACTCTATATTGAGGGGTGTTTTGTAGACAATAATTTTACGTTGTTGAGGACCTTAAATGGCATTTTGGAATAGCAATCGTACATACACTTGTTAGGGTCCTTTGCATCAGTAGATCTTGCTTATCTACAAGATTCAGATCATTTGAAATAAGAGATCCAAGACCCATGTTAGCAATGGCTCTCAAAACCAAAACATGGTAATTATCCAAACCCTAATTTCAGTAATTGATGTTCTAATAAGATCAAATTCATGTCTCGAGCTTCCAAAAAGGGTATCCTAGTGCATAAGTCTCCTATAGTTACGTGGTCTGGGAGGGTCAAATGTGCACAGCTTTACCCTACATAGGGAGAGGTTGTTTCCACATTTCAAATCCATTACCTCTAAGTTACAATGGAGCAACCTTTCCATTAAGCCAAGTTCTACCCTCTATTCAAACAAATTATACCAATAAAACTTGGACACTTTTTATGTGGTGTCAACAAATCACCCTGAATTTTGTTGTTAGATGAACTGAAATGTGAAGCTTTATGTCATCCAAGCAACAAATGTCGTACTTGTAATAACTGTAGCATAGTGCGAGGGCTTTAGATGGCACTTTGCAAAAGAATTCTCAAAATTGCTTGACCAAATCCATAAGATTAATGATAATCAAAACCAATTAGAAAAAGAGCCACCTTCAATATCAGTGAAAGTATTCACCAAGATAACTTGACAGCTATTGTAGACTCATGGTTCCAATCACCCATGTTCCCGAAAGATACTATATTAGAAATATTTCTCCAACTCCTGTCCACGACAATATAATCTTTAGTTGTACTATCAAACATTCCAACAGGTtacaaattaaaaagaaaaatgttTAGAGAACAAATTCAATAATTTCTCAGCATTCCAGCCGGTTACCAATTTTTCATCAAAGCAAGGACAATACTAGCAATCTTTTATAATTTCCATGGACAAAATGACCTATGAATAATTAAAGCATGCACCATCAATATGCAAACAACCTTGCAAAACATGAGCCCACCTTCCAAATcagaaaaaaatctcaaaatcaacTTGATAGTCATTCCACATTCCTAATTTCAGTCTCTCATTTTGTAATAAGACTGAGTTACTATCTCAAGCACCCAATCCAGAATAAAAAAAATGTCATCAAAACAAGAATAGCCCTGTCTTGAACTTCAAAAATATTCCTGAAGCTTCCTCAGCAAGTTGACACCCATCTTCTAAGTGCTTACCTTTGGGAGATCCATGGTTAAAACCCTAATTGTGGCACACTGTCACTGTATtacattttaagaaaaaaaacatCATCAAGCTACTAATTGAATGCATCATAAACTTGAAGCTGTAAGTGATGCAACCAACAAAATAGCAAtactcataaaaaaatcaaaccatCAAGGCCTTGGAGTATTACATGGCATTTGCCATATTGATCCTCAGGATGGGTCAGTACATGTACAAGCTTGTCAGTTGCATGCATAAGCTCAAAACCACATAGAGCAATAGAGCCACCTTCCATTAACCAAAAATCCAACAGAAATGAATTGGTAACTATTTTAGACGGTTAAATCGAATAATGAACGTTCCCAAAATATCCCTCCCTTCATCCCCTTTATCAAACATTTCAATAGACGCCCGACCAAGCAGCAAACATTGAGAAAAGAAATTGAAGCATGTATGAACATTTAGAAGAACCACATCGTATACTGAAACAAGAAATAGTACAACCAGTTTTACAAAATTCCCAAACAATTGAATGAACAAGAGACAATACAAGCATAAACACAAATAAACACACATACCTCTCACTACCTGTACAGATCCCTCTCCCTTCCTCTCACGCCAAACTGACGGGCACCGCCTCAATCAAATTGGCGAAGTAGAACTGGGTGGTGATGAGCCCCCTCCGCCGTACCCGCCACCCCACCTTCTCCAACGCCCGCTCAATATCCCTCTCGGAATGGAGGTACGCCCTTGTCGCCTTCGACGGCCCTGGGAACAGCTCCCCCACCCTCTTCAGCAAGTCGTAGTAGAACGTCTTCGGCGCAAAGCTCAGCACGAGCCTCCGCTCGGCCAGTGACGCCAGGTGCCCGATCATCCCCTCAGCCTTCCCCTGGGGGTAATGGATCAGAACATCCAAGCAAACCACCGTGTCGTACTTGCCCTCCAAGCTCTCCAAGTCCCTCACCTCAAACTTGGGCATTTTAACGGATGGGTTGTTAGTGTCTTTACCCAAGGCCTCGTCGGCCTGGCGCTGGGCCTCAGTCACCATGGCAGCGGAGATGTCGCTGGCCGAGACAATGGCGCCCTCGCGGGCGAGGGGGATGGCGAGGCTTCCGGTGCCGCAACCGGCGTCGCAGACGGTGACGCCGGCGAGGGGCCCGCGGTCGCGGAGCATGCGGAGGGTGCTCTCGACGGTCTGGGCGTGGCCGAGGCGGATGTCGAGCTGGACGCGGTTGACGTCCTCGGTGGTGTCGCCGTAGATCTTCTTCCAGCGCAGGAAGCCGGTGTTGTTGAAGTAGTCGCGCACCACCTCCTTGTCGTCGCCGCCGACCACTTCCGCCTGCTGCCGGCGGCGGCGCTCCGGGTCGGCGAAGGAGATGGCGGCGGCGAGGGCGGCAACGGAGCCGACAGCGAGGGCCGCGGGGGCGTCGagggagaggtcggcggcggaaGGGAGGGCGAGGGTGCGCGTGGTGGGGGCGCGGAGGGGCTTCGAGGAGAGCGGGTGCAGGTGGCGGCTGGCCCTCGGAGAGGCGGAGGATAGCACCGCGGCAAACGCCATAGCTTCCCCTTCACCTCTTTTTCCTAATTTACGTTTGCATAAtgtatttgtttaatttttctttttatttattatgGCGTTTCGTCCTTCCTTCAGATTCCTGATAAGGTTGGAGATTCGCGTGGCACCATCCGTTATCCATTGTTTTGCTTGCTCGGATGGGCTCTGTTTGGATTCTCATAACGGGCAGGGAAGGGTCACCCTGAGGCCGGAAGAAGGCCCGACAGTAGTGGTCCAGCCAGCCCAGCCCGAACGTAGCCTTCTTAGGCCGGAACTTGCTGGTATGCAATGCCACAAAATAGACCTGATGACGGCACGATCAGTTTTGGTGGAGCAAAGATCCACAATGCATCCATGAATGGCCGCCATCATCAGAGGGACAACGGTAGAGTTAAAATTAGATCGGATTAGATTGAATCATATCTCTATCTGAGTTCGAGCTTGAGCccaatccaaaataattttttgaattttaaaccgGACTTAGgtccaatttttttgaaaaaatataaatcCGAGCTCAATCCGAGCCCAATTGAGCCACCCAATGCCTCGCCATCGCTTCACCAACCTCTGCTTGTCGTCAACATCGGATCCATCTCCATCCACAATCACAAAGCGAGTGGACCATGCAATACACTGTGTGCATTCTTTGATAGCTATCTATTCTCTAATGATATCCTGTAGCATCACATGGTCTAATCTTGTGATAGCCcgccagcccaaacaaaccaaaaaaaaaaaaaaaaacagaaaacagaggaattcagaaccgggaagaagactcccgataggagtctccttctccggctaaATCCGAGCAAAAATCGAACTCCTAAGACCCTTCGGAGTCCTAGgagttcctataagaagaccc is a genomic window containing:
- the LOC105035938 gene encoding magnesium protoporphyrin IX methyltransferase, chloroplastic, whose protein sequence is MAFAAVLSSASPRASRHLHPLSSKPLRAPTTRTLALPSAADLSLDAPAALAVGSVAALAAAISFADPERRRRQQAEVVGGDDKEVVRDYFNNTGFLRWKKIYGDTTEDVNRVQLDIRLGHAQTVESTLRMLRDRGPLAGVTVCDAGCGTGSLAIPLAREGAIVSASDISAAMVTEAQRQADEALGKDTNNPSVKMPKFEVRDLESLEGKYDTVVCLDVLIHYPQGKAEGMIGHLASLAERRLVLSFAPKTFYYDLLKRVGELFPGPSKATRAYLHSERDIERALEKVGWRVRRRGLITTQFYFANLIEAVPVSLA